The following proteins are co-located in the Parafannyhessea umbonata genome:
- a CDS encoding AAA family ATPase produces MSDVRFGTAAAGGFAAAGDSAGAVEAIESILARPRDEVLAECRRYVVGQEDVLREVVGLTYSCLQRMEMRARGVDDMDLPRACAFMLSGSTASGKSFIMKVVAKVMGLELVSIDCSGITGAGWVGDSVSSELRRVAGVMEKSDGRPVLAFWDEADKLVRKTREGGRSFDSQGNFLKLLDGGTLELAPEAQGQREVTLDAGRVLNVFAGAFMGIEGIVRKRLLSSGLELAGAGSAAPGLLTTDELRARMNLQDLVSWGFMPEFVGRFGAVVCVPTLTFASLRQIVKGSERSLERRVSNLLGAGRAFRISDAAADAIAREAHESGLGARRIDQVANHFEAEATVRLHADDSVNVATLDVDADGGLCLAFGFDEGVAEGAGVVPGAGDAPSKTGAGEKDGPAVAGVTAGAGASRFEPNERLIAAVDGAMAGARWADAAATAEGRELLARRLAHYQRWRVRDARSVDAAELLLEAVSGYLAVNRDPGMRQTLGYVCALLRFADIGMRDGWTYLDTLFFGRVEVCGLRGLEERASFDAAYCSCDAVRALSCYRRYLEFPEAVRREAVHLAQARATDAATSEREAAWLRADVNGVADAVDKEAPAGMTLMF; encoded by the coding sequence ATGTCGGACGTGCGATTTGGGACTGCGGCCGCGGGCGGCTTCGCTGCGGCGGGAGACTCCGCCGGGGCGGTGGAGGCGATCGAGTCCATTCTGGCGAGACCGCGCGACGAGGTGCTTGCGGAGTGCCGGCGCTACGTGGTGGGGCAGGAGGACGTGCTCCGCGAGGTGGTGGGGCTGACGTACTCGTGCCTGCAGCGCATGGAGATGCGCGCCCGCGGCGTGGACGACATGGACCTGCCTCGTGCGTGCGCGTTCATGCTGAGCGGCAGCACGGCAAGCGGCAAGAGCTTCATCATGAAGGTGGTCGCGAAGGTCATGGGGCTGGAGCTGGTGAGCATAGACTGCTCTGGCATCACAGGCGCCGGATGGGTTGGCGACTCCGTGAGCAGCGAGCTGAGGCGCGTGGCCGGCGTGATGGAGAAAAGCGACGGACGGCCGGTGCTCGCGTTTTGGGACGAGGCGGACAAGCTGGTGCGCAAGACGCGCGAGGGCGGCCGGAGCTTTGACAGCCAGGGCAACTTCCTGAAGCTTCTGGATGGCGGGACGCTGGAGCTGGCGCCGGAGGCCCAGGGCCAGCGCGAGGTGACCCTGGACGCGGGGCGCGTGCTGAACGTGTTTGCCGGCGCGTTCATGGGGATCGAGGGCATAGTGCGGAAGCGCCTGCTGAGCAGTGGGCTCGAGCTTGCGGGCGCGGGCTCTGCGGCGCCGGGGCTCCTGACCACAGACGAGCTGAGGGCGCGCATGAACCTGCAGGACCTTGTGAGCTGGGGGTTCATGCCCGAGTTTGTGGGGCGCTTTGGCGCGGTGGTGTGCGTGCCGACGCTGACGTTCGCAAGCCTGCGGCAGATCGTGAAGGGCTCCGAGCGGAGCCTGGAGCGTCGCGTGAGCAACCTGCTGGGGGCCGGACGCGCGTTCAGGATTTCCGACGCGGCGGCGGACGCGATTGCCCGCGAGGCGCATGAGAGCGGCCTGGGCGCGCGCAGGATCGACCAGGTGGCGAACCACTTTGAGGCAGAGGCGACCGTTCGCCTGCACGCGGACGACTCCGTCAACGTGGCGACGCTGGACGTGGACGCGGACGGCGGCCTGTGCCTTGCGTTTGGCTTTGACGAGGGCGTGGCGGAAGGCGCGGGCGTCGTGCCGGGCGCGGGTGACGCGCCTAGCAAGACGGGTGCGGGCGAGAAGGACGGCCCTGCTGTTGCGGGCGTGACCGCGGGTGCGGGCGCAAGCAGGTTCGAGCCGAACGAGCGGCTGATCGCGGCCGTGGACGGAGCGATGGCGGGCGCGCGCTGGGCGGATGCGGCCGCGACGGCGGAGGGACGCGAGCTCTTGGCCAGGCGTCTGGCGCACTACCAGCGCTGGCGCGTGCGCGACGCACGGTCCGTGGACGCGGCGGAGCTGCTGCTTGAGGCAGTGAGCGGCTACCTTGCCGTGAACCGCGACCCGGGTATGAGGCAGACGCTGGGCTACGTGTGCGCCCTGCTGCGCTTTGCGGACATTGGCATGCGCGACGGATGGACGTACCTGGACACGCTGTTCTTTGGGCGCGTGGAGGTGTGCGGTCTGCGCGGCCTGGAGGAGCGTGCGAGCTTCGATGCCGCGTACTGCAGCTGCGACGCGGTGCGTGCGCTGAGCTGCTACAGGCGCTACCTGGAGTTTCCGGAAGCGGTGCGCAGGGAGGCCGTGCACCTGGCGCAGGCGAGGGCCACGGACGCCGCCACGTCCGAGCGCGAGGCGGCGTGGCTGCGCGCGGACGTCAACGGCGTGGCTGATGCCGTGGACAAGGAGGCTCCCGCTGGCATGACGCTCATGTTCTAG
- a CDS encoding HNH endonuclease, protein MMSEPFILDCDVYALSLERASGLVPPEFLSAYQRFIDYEGRQIPRLPRGEEEMARGLDVKLASQRGIHSPNYDSLPSLGAGKRKYALSIHSEGQTYYDDKDVVTRPDGTWILDYKAHRPADGKKPTDQSTSYLMNNLDDGVPVGVMIRNKSGYAVLGLAFVEQYNTETDSFTIHGPVNAQTEADRKFYLIRDSDLTQEERQELDRLKAQITAERDDRIRRFVTSVVRQRQDSFRKALLEAYNGTCPVTHADVNEALQAAHIDRYRGSNSQVVSNGVLLRADIHSLYDANLLSIEPETHILRLSHRLDSSAYRAFANEQLKMPTGKAAPDDELLEMQYKRFLAAQKSMAS, encoded by the coding sequence ATGATGAGTGAGCCCTTCATACTTGACTGCGACGTGTACGCCCTCTCGCTTGAGCGCGCGAGCGGCCTCGTCCCTCCCGAGTTCCTTTCGGCATACCAGAGGTTCATCGACTACGAGGGACGCCAGATCCCTCGTCTTCCGCGCGGGGAAGAGGAAATGGCACGCGGCCTTGACGTCAAGCTTGCGTCACAGCGAGGCATTCACTCCCCCAACTACGACTCCCTTCCATCCCTCGGGGCAGGCAAGCGCAAGTATGCGCTGTCAATCCACTCGGAGGGCCAGACATACTACGACGACAAGGACGTCGTTACGCGGCCGGATGGAACGTGGATCCTCGACTACAAGGCTCACCGTCCAGCCGATGGCAAGAAACCAACGGATCAGTCCACGTCATACCTCATGAACAATCTGGACGACGGCGTACCAGTCGGCGTAATGATCCGAAACAAATCCGGATACGCTGTCCTCGGCCTCGCATTCGTCGAGCAGTACAACACCGAGACTGATTCCTTCACCATCCACGGCCCCGTGAACGCTCAGACGGAGGCCGACCGCAAGTTCTATCTGATAAGGGACTCAGACCTCACGCAAGAGGAGCGTCAGGAGCTCGACCGTCTAAAAGCGCAGATTACCGCCGAGAGGGACGACCGCATCCGTCGCTTCGTCACCTCGGTCGTACGTCAACGTCAGGACTCGTTTCGCAAGGCACTTCTCGAAGCCTACAACGGCACGTGCCCGGTCACTCATGCGGATGTGAACGAGGCGCTACAGGCGGCACATATCGACCGGTATCGAGGCTCTAACTCGCAAGTTGTCAGCAACGGCGTCCTCTTGCGCGCCGACATACATAGTCTGTACGACGCAAACCTGCTTTCTATCGAACCAGAGACTCACATCCTCCGACTCTCTCATCGTCTGGACTCCTCTGCATATCGAGCATTCGCCAATGAGCAGCTCAAGATGCCCACGGGCAAGGCCGCCCCTGACGACGAGCTTTTGGAAATGCAATACAAGCGCTTTCTGGCCGCTCAGAAGAGCATGGCGTCTTAG
- a CDS encoding DUF3427 domain-containing protein, with the protein MLEPGLYEQTISRELKDELESEKDELVSELRKIDDAEAPKILAEYVAEVAESALARISESGKDSLENQIQLTNKMIGALDSPSDLVGDSHQLLYLVPKVVHQIRGKSERDTLRPETPMSQSSLFTGSRHEPSMGSELKKEIASADRIDMLVSFIKWPGLRIILPELREFSERGGKLRVITTSYIGATDVKAIDELSELPNAEVKVSYDTRGTRLHAKAYVFYRKTGFTTAYVGSSNLSNPAITSGLEWNVKVAQRELPDTMAKIRATFESYWESNDFEPYDKSQHDRFVEAVKRERGDKTPSDLVYFFDLRPYPFQREILDRLRAEREVGDHWRNLVIAATGTGKTVISAFDYREFCARYNDGKPARMLFAAHREEILKQALATYRSVLRDANFGDLLVGSYTPESFDHLFASVQSINSRGLTGSLDPTYYDYIVVDEFHHAPAPSYQRLLEHFSPKVLLGLTGTPERMDGKSVLPWFDNRIAAEIRLPEAIDRKLLCPFQYFGVTDEVDLSQLKWSRGGYETSQLEDVYVYQEHQARRRAEHIIRSLDRYVTDLESVRGIGFCVSVKHANFMAKQFNDHGISSVSVTGQTPEDKRNAARRQLATGEIKFVFTVDVYNEGVDIPEVNTVLFLRPTESLTVFLQQLGRGLRLSEGKDCLTVLDFIGQQNKHYDFESKFSALLSNTHKPMNREIKEGFSSVPKGCYIHLEKVAAEFVLKNVSQSYGMKFGLVSRISTFTEDTGLDLTLSNFLASTGVDHKMLFGKYSFSRLCVEAGEKNDFFDPDEELLTKALARICSIDSRRWIRFLLRALPQISEGKSDFGELEMSWLRMFQVTLLPNSTESELREETVEDLRRLLRNETMFAEICELLRFNLDHIDFIDEPVNPGFECPLDLHCQYTSNQILVGLDHLNLKGMWGLGVKWLPEKRCDVLLNTLNKSEKDYSPSTMYEDYSISESLFHWQSQSSTSDTSKTGQRYIHHGERGSKVLLFVREFKKDAAGTAPFTFLGMVDYVSHEGSRPMSIVWHLERPMPTKFLRKTSRLAS; encoded by the coding sequence ATGCTGGAGCCGGGTCTGTATGAGCAAACTATCAGCAGGGAACTGAAAGACGAGCTCGAGTCCGAGAAGGATGAGCTTGTCTCCGAGCTTCGCAAAATCGACGATGCGGAAGCGCCGAAGATCCTTGCTGAATATGTCGCTGAGGTTGCCGAGAGTGCCCTCGCAAGGATCAGCGAGTCTGGCAAGGACTCGCTCGAGAACCAAATACAGCTCACCAACAAGATGATCGGAGCCTTAGATTCGCCGAGTGATCTTGTGGGTGATTCCCACCAGCTGCTCTACCTTGTCCCAAAGGTGGTGCACCAGATTCGTGGGAAGAGCGAACGTGACACCCTGCGTCCAGAGACCCCAATGTCACAGAGCTCTCTCTTCACGGGATCCAGGCATGAGCCATCAATGGGGTCCGAGCTCAAGAAAGAGATTGCCTCGGCGGATCGAATCGACATGCTCGTCTCATTTATCAAGTGGCCGGGACTTCGCATCATCTTGCCAGAGCTTAGGGAGTTCTCCGAAAGGGGCGGCAAACTCAGAGTAATTACAACGTCATATATAGGTGCAACCGACGTTAAGGCTATCGACGAACTGAGCGAGCTTCCCAACGCGGAGGTGAAAGTATCGTACGACACAAGGGGCACTCGCTTACACGCGAAGGCATATGTGTTCTATCGCAAGACGGGCTTCACGACCGCTTACGTGGGCTCATCCAATCTGTCTAACCCTGCCATTACGAGCGGTCTCGAGTGGAATGTGAAGGTTGCCCAGCGAGAGCTGCCTGACACGATGGCGAAGATACGCGCGACGTTCGAGTCATATTGGGAGTCAAACGACTTTGAGCCCTACGACAAGAGTCAGCACGATCGCTTTGTGGAAGCCGTAAAGCGGGAGCGTGGAGACAAGACCCCAAGCGACCTTGTTTACTTCTTTGATCTCAGACCGTACCCGTTCCAACGCGAGATCCTCGACCGGCTCCGTGCAGAGCGCGAGGTTGGTGATCACTGGCGAAACCTTGTTATTGCCGCAACGGGCACGGGAAAGACGGTCATATCGGCATTTGACTACAGGGAGTTCTGCGCCCGTTACAACGATGGCAAGCCAGCGCGTATGCTGTTTGCGGCGCATCGCGAGGAGATCCTTAAGCAGGCTCTTGCGACCTATCGCAGTGTTCTCCGCGATGCGAACTTCGGCGACCTCCTCGTTGGGTCCTACACTCCAGAGAGCTTCGACCATCTTTTTGCGTCGGTGCAGTCTATCAATTCGAGGGGACTAACGGGCTCGCTTGACCCGACCTACTACGACTACATTGTGGTGGACGAGTTCCATCATGCTCCCGCGCCATCGTACCAACGGCTACTGGAGCACTTCTCGCCAAAGGTGCTGCTGGGCCTCACGGGTACCCCAGAGCGAATGGATGGCAAGAGCGTTCTGCCGTGGTTCGACAACAGGATCGCCGCCGAGATCAGACTGCCAGAGGCTATTGATCGGAAGCTGCTCTGCCCGTTCCAGTACTTTGGCGTTACAGACGAGGTCGATCTGAGCCAGCTGAAGTGGTCGCGTGGTGGTTACGAAACTTCCCAGCTCGAAGACGTGTATGTGTATCAGGAGCATCAGGCAAGACGACGTGCCGAGCATATTATCCGGTCGCTGGACAGATACGTGACGGACCTCGAATCCGTGCGAGGCATCGGATTCTGCGTCTCAGTCAAGCACGCCAACTTCATGGCGAAGCAGTTCAACGACCATGGGATAAGTTCCGTCTCTGTTACGGGGCAGACGCCGGAGGACAAGCGTAACGCAGCAAGGCGGCAACTCGCGACGGGCGAGATCAAGTTCGTCTTCACGGTAGACGTCTACAACGAAGGCGTTGACATCCCCGAGGTCAACACGGTGCTGTTCCTCCGTCCGACGGAATCTCTCACGGTGTTCCTGCAGCAGCTCGGACGAGGCCTCAGGCTCTCTGAGGGTAAGGATTGCCTCACGGTCTTGGATTTCATTGGCCAGCAGAACAAACACTACGACTTCGAATCCAAGTTCTCCGCTCTGCTTTCGAACACGCACAAGCCAATGAATCGAGAGATCAAAGAAGGCTTTTCGTCTGTGCCGAAGGGGTGCTACATACACCTCGAGAAGGTCGCGGCAGAGTTCGTCCTAAAGAACGTGAGCCAATCCTATGGCATGAAGTTCGGTCTCGTGAGCCGGATCTCCACCTTCACCGAGGATACGGGCCTTGATCTCACGCTTTCCAACTTTCTTGCGTCGACGGGGGTCGACCACAAGATGCTATTCGGCAAGTACAGCTTTTCTCGGCTGTGCGTGGAGGCAGGTGAGAAGAACGACTTCTTCGATCCGGACGAGGAACTTTTGACAAAGGCCTTGGCGCGCATCTGCTCCATTGACTCTCGACGCTGGATCAGGTTCCTGCTGCGAGCGCTGCCGCAGATTTCCGAGGGAAAAAGTGACTTTGGAGAGTTGGAGATGAGCTGGCTGAGAATGTTTCAGGTCACTCTTCTGCCGAATTCGACTGAGTCAGAGCTTCGAGAGGAGACGGTTGAGGATCTGAGGAGACTTCTGAGAAACGAGACCATGTTTGCGGAGATCTGCGAACTTCTGCGTTTCAACCTCGACCACATCGACTTCATTGACGAGCCGGTGAACCCTGGCTTCGAGTGTCCCCTCGATCTTCATTGCCAATATACAAGCAACCAGATACTCGTTGGGCTTGACCACCTCAATCTAAAGGGTATGTGGGGACTTGGAGTCAAGTGGTTGCCAGAAAAGCGCTGCGACGTGCTCCTCAATACGTTGAACAAGTCGGAGAAAGACTACTCGCCATCGACCATGTACGAGGACTACTCCATTAGCGAGAGCCTATTCCACTGGCAGAGCCAAAGCAGTACAAGCGATACAAGCAAGACCGGCCAGCGCTATATACATCATGGTGAGAGAGGGTCGAAGGTCCTTCTCTTTGTGAGGGAGTTCAAGAAGGATGCTGCCGGTACGGCGCCGTTTACGTTCCTGGGGATGGTCGACTATGTCTCGCACGAGGGTTCGAGGCCGATGAGCATCGTCTGGCATCTCGAAAGGCCTATGCCAACGAAGTTCCTGCGGAAGACAAGCAGGCTCGCAAGCTAA